Proteins encoded together in one Miscanthus floridulus cultivar M001 chromosome 16, ASM1932011v1, whole genome shotgun sequence window:
- the LOC136510212 gene encoding uncharacterized protein, producing the protein MAASVGPESIAMNVQTGEEVAVKLENVKTKHPQLHYESKLYMLLQEEVTGIPHLKWYRVEGEYNVMVIDLLGPSLEDLFNYCSRKFSLKTLLMLADQMINRVEYMHQKGFLHRDIRPDNFLMGLVCLMEFIGLITFSNVH; encoded by the exons ATGGCAGCATCAGTTGGCCCTGAGAGTATAG CTATGAATGTGCAGACTGGAGAGGAGGTCGCCGTCAAGCTG GAAAATGTCAAGACAAAGCACCCGCAGCTTCATTATGAGTCGAAGCTATACATGCTTCTCCAGGAGGAAGTAA CTGGCATTCCACACCTGAAGTGGTACCGCGTTGAGGGGGAGTATAATGTGATGGTGATTGATCTTCTTGGCCCTAGCCTTGAGGATTTGTTCAACTATTGCAGTAGGAAGTTCTCTCTGAAGACTTTACTCATGCTTGCTGACCAAATG ATTAATCGGGTTGAGTACATGCATCAAAAAGGGTTTCTTCACCGTGATATAAGACCTGATAATTTCCTTATGGGCCTTGTTTGCCTGATGGAATTT ATTGGTTTAATCACGTTTAGCAacgtgcactag
- the LOC136513123 gene encoding glutathione S-transferase 4-like translates to MATPAVKVYGWAISPFVSRALLALEEAGVDYELVPMSRQAGDHHRPEHLARNPFGKVPVLEDGDVTLFESRAIARHVLRKHKPELLGTSSLEQAAMVDIWLEVEAHQLSPAAIAIVVECIFASFLGRERNQATVDENVEKLKKVLEVYEARLNQSRYLAGDFLSLADLSPFTIMHYFMATEYATLVEALPHVNAWWEGLAARPAAKKVAEFMPVDALESPKKQE, encoded by the exons ATGGCTACGCCGGCGGTGAAGGTGTACGGGTGGGCTATCTCGCCGTTCGTGTCGCGGGCTCTGCTGGCGCTCGAGGAGGCCGGCGTCGACTACGAGCTCGTCCCCATGAGCCGCCAGGCCGGCGACCACCACCGCCCGGAGCACCTCGCCAGGAAC CCTTTCGGGAAGGTGCCGGTGCTCGAGGACGGCGACGTCACGCTCTTCG AATCCCGTGCGATTGCGAGGCACGTTCTGCGCAAGCACAAGCCAGAGCTCTTGGGCACCAGCAGCCTGGAGCAGGCGGCCATGGTAGACATATGGCTTGAAGTGGAGGCCCACCAGCTGAGCCCGGCGGCGATCGCCATCGTGGTGGAGTGCATCTTCGCGTCGTTCCTCGGCCGCGAGCGCAACCAGGCGACTGTCGATGAGAAcgtggagaagctgaagaaggtgCTAGAGGTGTACGAGGCGCGGCTGAACCAGAGTAGGTACCTCGCCGGCGATTTCCTTAGCCTCGCCGACCTCAGCCCCTTCACCATCATGCACTACTTCATGGCTACCGAGTATGCCACGCTGGTCGAGGCATTGCCGCACGTCAACGCCTGGTGGGAGGGCCTTGCCGCGCGCCCAGCGGCGAAGAAGGTCGCGGAGTTCATGCCGGTCGACGCGCTCGAGTCACCCAAGAAACAGGAGTGA
- the LOC136510210 gene encoding protein FAR1-RELATED SEQUENCE 5-like yields MQGGYTELMMEQIRNSQEDDQTDWNTQVQHENQDDQPTIEENDLRIIAVEPTSSDITSTVTDDNEHVNGSQELTEEEIEEFIKNEQVAASEGNNAPINSKYTPQLSMEFKSRDDAHHFFNFYAFLAGFQVAITRTTRTQSKKRNNEVVKVTMRCTRQGKEKEPKCLEQEEAEVDKDVGKKPVRRRKTNVLQKSDCPCVMMVKEEGAVWKVKTLDLEHNHELCPGDRDQLFSGHKYMTEMEKGLIKTLNDNNIPTRKMVSILSKKQTEDPSFFYKFDLDEDKRIMENVCAFLHDETVDTFKWVFQTFLQAMGGKHPQTIITDQDMVMKSAIEQVFINTKHRNCLFHIKTKCYNKNVKVFAANEGLYEDFEDIVNNSLTVEEFERLWKRMIEERNLQGNNYFSKMWEMRKMFIPVYYKNDFFPFIQTTSRSEATNARFKDNVGPTYNIISFLKEYNRIVHTINRAERLEDSYSKQKRPKEFIFGYRIEQQAQQLYNRNIFKKFQLQLKATSRLNYRETEDGKTFEVWQKSNQIQEVHRFRRYTVNTELTQGEEEFTCICAKFSKDGILCSHILKIVIEKEISTIPDKYFLDRWRKKDMKDQKNEKAMEYLMVEFDKMEINLDRMLCAQQIGEAQNDQQGNEEGQTIAAQAGDPQTEIDDLERIQRKGRPPKPVRMKIHIEAIKKKLVAAEKKKKKKTNDTNSAGSPVKPKRKKRKETSNGSTDPEATPH; encoded by the exons ATGCAGGGAGGCTACACTGAACTTATGATGGAACAGATCAGGAACTCTCAGGAAGATGATCAAACTGACTGGAATACGCAG GTGCAGCATGAAAATCAAGATGACCAACCAACAATAGAAGAAAATGACTTGAGGATCATAGCAGTAGAACCAACAAGTTCAGATATTACATCAACAGTAacagatgataatgaacatgtaaATGGCAGCCAGGAACTGAcagaggaagagattgaagaatttatcaaaaatgagcaggttgcagcatctgaaggcaacaatgcaccaatcaacagcaagtacaccccacagctatcgATGGAATTTAAAAGTAGGGATGATGCTCACCATTTCTTCAACTTCTATGCGTTCCTAGCTGGATTTCAAGTTGCCATAACACGTACAACAAGAACTCAAAGTAAGAAGAGAAATAATGAGGTAGTCAAAGTGACAATGAGATGCACTcgtcaaggaaaagaaaaggaaccaaaGTGTTTAGAGCAAGAAGAAGCTGAAGTAGACAAGGATGTTGGAAAGAAACCGGTAAGAAGAAGGAAAACAAATGTTCTGCAAAAGTCAGATTGTCCTTGTGTTATGATGGTGAAAGAAGAAGGAGCTGTATGGAAGGTTAAAACTCTTGATTTGGAGCATAATCATGAGCTATGCCCTGGAGACAGGGATCAGCTATTTTCTGGTCACAAGTATATgacagaaatggaaaaaggacttATCAAGACTCTGAACGATAACAATATCCCGACTAGGAAGATGGTTTCTATTCTATC AAAGAAACAAACTGAGGATCCGTCTTTCTTTTACAAGTTTGATTTAGATGAGGACAAGAGA ATTATGGAGAATGT ATGTGCTTTCCTGCATGATGAGACAGTGGACACTTTTAAGTGGGTATTTCAAACTTTCCTTCAAGCAATGGGAGGAAAACACCCTCAAACAATCATCACAGACCAAGACATGGTGATGAAATCAGCAATAGAGCAAGTCTTCATAAACACAAAGCACAGAAATTGCTTGTTCCACATAAAGACCAAATGCTACAATAAGAATGTCAAGGTCTTTGCAGCAAACGAAGGACTATATGAAGACTTCGAAGATATAGTGAACAATAGTCTAACGGTGGAAGAATTTGAGCGACTTTGGAAGAGAATGATTGAGGAAAGAAACCTTCAAGGGAATAACTACTTTTCCAAGATGTGGGAAATGAGGAAAATGTTTATCCCGGTCTACTACAAAAATGACTTTTTCCCTTTCATACAGACCACATCCAGGAGTGAGGCAACAAATGCGAGGTTCAAAGACAATGTAGGGCCAACCTATAATATCATCAGCTTTCTGAAAGAGTACAATCGGATTGTTCATACCATAAATCGAGCAGAAAGGCTAGAGGACAGTTATAGCAAGCAGAAAAGGCCAAAGGAATTTATATTTGGCTACAGAATAGAGCAGCAGGCACAACAACTATACAACAGAAACATATTCAAAAAGTTTCAGCTACAACTGAAGGCAACATCAAGGCTGAACTATAGggaaactgaagatggaaaaacaTTTGAGGTGTGGCAAAAAAGTAACCAGATTCAAGAGGTTCATAGGTTCAGGAGATATACAGTAAACACTGAACTAACacaaggagaagaagaatttACCTGCATATGTGCAAAATTCAGCAAAGATGGCATACTCTGCTCTCATATCCTGAAAATAGTCATTGAAAAGGAAATCAGCACAATTCCAGACAAATACTTCTTAGACAGGTGGAGAAAAAAGGATATGAAG GATCAAAAAAATGAAAAAGCCATGGAATACCTTATGGTAGaattcgacaagatggaaatcaatttaGATAGAATGCTATGTGCTCAGCAAATAGGTGAAGCACAAAATGACCAGCAAGGAAATGAAGAAGGACAAACTATAGCAGCACAAGCTGGAGATCCACAGACTGAAATAGATGATCTAGAAAGAATTCAGAGAAAGGGAAGACCACCTAAACCTGTCAGAATGAAGATACATATAGAAGCAATAAAGAAGAAACTGGTGGcagcagaaaagaagaaaaagaagaaaacaaatgacACAAACAGTGCAG GCTCCCCGGTGAagccaaaaagaaagaagaggaaggaaaCATCAAATGGTAGCACTGATCCCGAAGCCACACCACACTAA